The Pseudomonadota bacterium sequence TTCGTCGGGGAAAATTCAATCGCCCTGAAAGTTGGTGCCCCAGCGTAACAAAGTCGGCATGGGGGGGCAGCTTTTTTTGCAGAATTTTTTCGTGAATGGGATTACGGGGAGAAAATTTACTGACGGCGGCATAGTGTCGAACATCATCCGCTCTGCAGGCTTGAAGATAGCTTTCAATCTGGCCGTCTGCCAACGGCTCACGTTCCACCCCCCGGTGATCGATGGATCCCTGACAGGAAAAATAGTGGTCACCGATTTGATACTGCTGCGGATCAATTCCGGGACCTGACGCTACAAACATGCCCACCGGATCCAGTTTTTGTTCAATGATGGCATTGGTGGTCAGGGTGGTGCTCAGGTTTATTTTACGTATCTGCCGGGGGCTGACACTCTGCAAGACCTCTTCAAGTGCCATCTGCACGGAATGAAGCAGGTTGTCATGGACGGTTATAACTTTTGCCGTTGCCACAATTCCCTGCTGATTGATAATCACCGCATCCGTGTGGGTGCCGCCAACATCGATTCCCAGTAACATCTAATCTCATCCCCTAAGTGCTGATTTCATTCCATCTGCTTTAGATGTAACATGATCTTTCAGTAATCGTCCAGTAAAAAGCATGATTAAAGGCGGTAAAGCACAGCAGGAGCTCCCGATATCCATATTAGTGTAATGGGATGTTTTGGTCTTATTTACCGGATTATTTTTTGGCATTGATGGTTTCCTGGCAGAAATTAAACTGATTATTATTTATCTTTTGACTGTCCCTGTTTAAGGGTGTTGCAACGAATTGCGTAAACTATTGAAATCATAGAGCTTTTTAGCGAAAACCCCATAGAAGGATTTTGCTGGAAACGTCAATAAAATCAAGGTGTTACAAAGATGTTACAACACCCTTTGTTTGTCGGAAGAATAGACAATATATCACTTAATTATCCTCAAATCAGAATAAAAGTCAATACTGCTACCGTCAGTTTCCGGTTAATTTCCAAATAATGGTAAATATTTTTGGAAGAATACCGAAAAAACAATAAATGTCAAAAGATAAGGGGGTTTTTGTTTAAGCCTCCTTCAGGGGAAGGTGAATGGCGAAAATTACCATTGGCATCGCGGATATGAAAGCAAGTGCCGATTCGGCGGATATCCTGACAACTTATTGTCTGGGTTCCTGTATCGGGCTTTCTCTCTATGATCCCGTGGCCAGGGTAGGTGGAATACTGCATTATATGTTGCCCAGTGATTCGATCAATCCGTTAAAGGGAGAAAGTAAACCCTACATGTTTGGCAGTACCGGGATCCCTCGGCTCTTTAAAACCTGTTATCAGCTGGGAGCTGAAAAGAAGCGATTAATTGTTAAGGTTGCCGGTGGTGGGCAGGTTTTGAATGAAAGTGGAATGTTTAATATAGGGAAAAGAAATTATGCATTCTTAAGGAAAATCCTCTGGAAAAACAATGTGATGATCGATGCTGAAAGTATTGGGGGGAAT is a genomic window containing:
- a CDS encoding chemotaxis protein CheD; its protein translation is MAKITIGIADMKASADSADILTTYCLGSCIGLSLYDPVARVGGILHYMLPSDSINPLKGESKPYMFGSTGIPRLFKTCYQLGAEKKRLIVKVAGGGQVLNESGMFNIGKRNYAFLRKILWKNNVMIDAESIGGNNNRTMYLRLSDGQVMVKLSREEMVVL